One window of Fusarium keratoplasticum isolate Fu6.1 chromosome 2, whole genome shotgun sequence genomic DNA carries:
- a CDS encoding MFS domain-containing protein yields MSPPDTTSPQPDRQQDRKSTNSLSSTETHIIAENINGPSSEKQEESRQCQTQQQQPSEEPEVETPRPQGPAFQQEAMENYKPKTLKFWLIIASVFAAMFLVALDRTIIATAIPMITNEFDSLGDIGWYGSAYMLTTAAFQLIFGRIYRFYDLRMTFLACILLFEVGSAVCGAAPSSVAFIIGRAIAGIGSAGIMTGSMMAIIPMVPLHKRPMFQSMFGMVFGISSVAGPLIGGAFAGRATWRWCFYMNLPIGAVASVFLLFFLKVSKQKHESVPISKHITRLDPLGTFFFVPSMICLILALQWGGSTYSWSNWRLILLFIVFGLTAVAFAVVQVMMPDTATIPVKVIKQRTMLACAWVMFFIGGAMMLAVYYIPLWFQATKGVDPVKSGIYTIPLVLSLVVASILSAAFTQRIGYYVPSMIVCPCIMAVGEGLLTTLTPSTGSSHWIAYQFLVGFGVGLGMQTAGLAIQATLPKEHIPTGISITFFMQQLGGAIFVSVGQTILSGRLVDRLSDIPGLDAKAVVNTGATDLHDVVPAKYMGQVLSAYNYAITRIFFAAVALSIVQLLCALCVEWKSIKQGKQGPAEDKPREEQQKSEES; encoded by the exons CATATCATCGCCGAAAACATCAACGGGCCATCCTCCGAGAAACAAGAAGAATCTAGACAATGTCAGactcagcagcaacaacccTCAGAGGAGCCCGAGGTGGAAACACCAAGGCCCCAAGGCCCAGCCTTCCAGCAAGAAGCCATGGAAAACTACAAACCAAAGACGCTCAAGTTCTGGCTCATCATAGCCTCCGTCTTTGCAGCCATGTTTCTCGTCGCTCTCGACCGGACCATCATTGCCACCGCCATTCCCATGATCACAAACGAGTTTGATAGTCTGGGCGATATTGGTTGGTACGGCTCGGCGTACATGCTCACCACTGCTGCGTTTCAGCTCATCTTTGGCCGTATCTATCGCTTCTACGATCTACGAATGACCTTTTTGGCCTGCATTCTCTTGTTCGAAGTTGGCTCTGCTGTTTGTGGAGCTGCGCCTAGTTCTGTGGCATTCATCATCGGGAGGGCCATTGCTGGTATTGGCTCTGCGGGCATCATGACAGGTTCGATGATGGCAATTATCCCCATGGTCCCTCTCCATAAGCGGCCAATGTTCCAAT CCATGTTCGGAATGGTATTCGGCATCTCATCTGTCGCTGGACCCCTGATCGGCGGAGCTTTTGCTGGGCGAGCCacttggagatggtgctTCTACATGAACCTCCCCATCGGCGCCGTGGCCTCGGTCTttctgctcttcttcctcaaggtcTCGAAGCAAAAGCACGAGTCCGTGCCCATCTCGAAGCACATCACCCGTCTCGACCCCCTAGGcaccttcttctttgttcCATCCATGATCTGCCTCATCCTGGCGCTCCAGTGGGGTGGCTCGACATATTCGTGGAGTAACTGGCGGCTGATTCTTCTGTTTATCGTCTTCGGTCTTACAGCCGTTGCGTTTGCCGTTGTGCAGGTTATGATGCCGGACACGGCGACTATTCCTGTCAAGGTTATCAAGCAGCGGACCATGTTGGCGTGCGCGTGGGTCATGTTCTTCATCGGAGGTGCCATGATGCTCGCCGTCTACTACATTCCTCTTTGGT TCCAAGCAACAAAGGGCGTCGACCCTGTCAAGTCCGGAATCTACACCATCCCACTCGTCCTCAGTCTCGTTGTCGCGAGCATCTTATCCGCCGCCTTTACCCAACGTATCGGATACTACGTGCCTTCCATGATCGTCTGCCCCTGCATCATGGCCGTTGGCGAAGGACTCTTGACCACTCTGACCCCCAGTACCGGCTCCTCGCATTGGATAGCCTATCAGTTCctcgtcggcttcggcgTCGGCCTCGGTATGCAGACGGCCGGCCTCGCCATCCAGGCCACCCTCCCCAAGGAGCACATCCCTACGGGTATTTCCATTACCTTCTTCATGCAACAGCTCGGCGGAGCCATCTTCGTGTCGGTTGGCCAGACGATCCTCAGTGGGCGCCTCGTGGACCGTCTATCCGACATCCCGGGCCTCGACGCAAAGGCCGTCGTCAACACGGGCGCTACGGATCTTCACGACGTTGTGCCGGCCAAGTACATGGGTCAGGTCCTGAGCGCTTACAACTACGCCATCACTAGAATCTTCTTTGCAGCTGTGGCGCTTTCCATTGTTCAACTGCTCTGCGCACTCTGTGTGGAGTGGAAGAGCATCAAACAGGGGAAGCAAGGTCCTGCAGAAGACAAGCCTCGGGAGGAGCAGCAAAAGTCGGAGGAGTCATGA
- a CDS encoding COP9 signalosome complex subunit 6 — MAAATSHPLLSNQKSSELQAILHPLVLLTISDYITRHTLRQQTGPIVGALLGQQNGREITIEHAFEAHTMEAPNTQGGYLLNAEKFSARLEQMITVHKDRQLDFVGWYTLLPSSGPTPTILPIHNQILEGWNESAVLLGFHPEQVLDHSVGGRLPLTIYESNYEVDDPRADNNDGEDKKMDDGEPTLKLKFRELPYSVETDETEMISMNYVAGSGGNAAAAAPKEEKPSLSVESNGKGKRRLVESQDEERKPEDDAAALTPEEDEMIAALTAKANAIKMLQSRINLLTAYLERLPPSYVNGDAADAGSMDADYTTPSTTVLRQIQALVSRLDLVIPSDEASFEREMLHEANDVNLVGLLNGIMQSVNQARDVGKKFNVVEMSKATSRRGGNPDYPVDPAAFNIRGAGDILI; from the exons ATGGCTGCCGCAACGTCAcaccccctcctctccaaccAAAAGAGCTCcgagctccaggccatcctccatcctctcgTTCTCTTGACCATCTCCGACTATATCACACGGCACACTCTTCGACAGCAGACCGGGCCCATCGTGGGAGCGCTACTGGGACAGCAAAATGGTCGCGAGATCACCATCGAGCATGCTTTTGAAGCACACACCATGGAGGCCCCCAACACACAGGGCGGTTACCTTCTCAACGCCGAAAAGTTCAGCGCACGCCTAGAGCAGA TGATCACCGTCCACAAAGATAGGCAGCTCGATTTTGTCGGCTGGTacaccctcctcccctcctccgGTCCAACCCCGACAATCCTCCCCATCCACAACCAGATCCTCGAGGGCTGGAACGAGTCGGCCGTCCTCCTAGGCTTCCACCCCGAACAGGTTCTCGACCACTCTGTCGGCGGCAGACTCCCCCTGACAATCTACGAGAGCAACTACGAGGTCGACGACCCCCGCGCCGATAACAACGatggcgaggacaagaagatggacgACGGCGAGCCcaccctcaagctcaagttccGCGAGCTGCCCTACTCGGTCGAGACCGACGAGACCGAGATGATCAGCATGAACTACGTCGCCGGCTCAGGCGGCAACGCCGCCGCAGCCGcccccaaggaggagaagccctCGCTATCGGTCGAGTCCAACGGTAAGGGGAAGCGCCGCCTAGTCGAGAGCCAGGACGAGGAGCGCAAGCCGGAGGATGACGCCGCCGCTCTCACccccgaggaggacgagatgaTTGCCGCCCTCaccgccaaggccaacgccatcaagatgCTCCAGTCCcgcatcaacctcctcaccgCCTACCTCGAGCGTCTACCACCCTCATACGTAAATGGCGACGCAGCTGACGCCGGGAGCATGGACGCCGACTACACAACTCCTTCGACTACTGTACTACGCCAGATTCAGGCCCTCGTCAGCCGTCTAGACCTAGTCATCCCCTCGGACGAAGCCTCGTTCGAGCGAGAGATGCTGCACGAGGCCAACGACGTCAACCTTGTCGGTCTCCTGAACGGCATTATGCAAAGCGTCAATCAGGCCCGCGATGTGGGCAAGAAGTTCAACGTGGTCGAGATGTCCAAGGCTACCAGCCGCCGTGGTGGCAACCCAGATTATCCTGTCGACCCAGCTGCCTTCAACATCAGGGGTGCGGGCGATATCCTCATCTGA
- a CDS encoding PKS-ER domain-containing protein, which translates to MAPAATGEIAPMHLPVCSSKPSKISASVLHGPRDLRLETRTIEAPGVGELQIAIKATGICGSDVSYYKKFANGDLCACHPLSLGHESSGEVVAIGPQVTGFQLGDRVALEVGVACGQCGICRKGRYNLCKKMRFRSSAKSYPHYQGTLQERINHPAVWCHKLPDNVSYEAAALLEPLSVAIHAVNRAKPEPGSTALVIGAGTVGLLTAAMARQSGCTSVTITDIDAGRVNYAVSRGFATHGYVTPRSRLNASNVSSGVSTPETGAMTPASTFSAASRFDGARSLAEDILASSNPAGAFVLEEDEDGVDVTFECTGKEVCMHTSLYATKAGGKVIMVGMGTPIQTLPLSVAHLREIDILGIFRYSNTYPTGIRLLCSQARGGPGFGLPSLDEMVTHRFKGLDKAQGAFELATRTSDDEGNLVLKIVIEA; encoded by the exons ATGGCCCCAGCTGCTACAGGAGAGATTGCGCCAATGCATCTACCCGTCTGTTCCTCGAAGCCATCCAAGATCAGTGCCTCTGTCTTGCATGGTCCCCGCGATCTGCGTTTG GAAACGAGGACGATCGAGGCTCCCGGGGTTGGCGAGCTGCAGattgccatcaaggccactgGCATTTGTGGATCAGATGTTTCATACTACAAGAAGTTTGCCAATGGCGATCTCTGCGCCTGCCACCCACTCTCCCTGGGCCATGAGTCGTCTGGTGAAGTTGTTGCCATTGGACCCCAGGTGACTGGCTTCCAGCTGGGTGATAGAGTTGCTCtcgaggttggtgttgccTGCGGTCAATGCGGGATCTGCCGGAAGGGCAGATACAACCTCTGCAAGAAGATGCGCTTCAGGAGCAGCGCCAAGAGTTACCCTCACTACCAAGGTACTCTTCAAGAGAGGATCAACCACCCTGCCGTCTGGTGTCACAA GCTTCCCGACAATGTCTCGTATGAGGCCGCTGCGCTTCTTGAACCCTTGTCCGTTGCTATTCATGCGGTCAACCGTGCCAAACCGGAGCCTGGCTCCACTGCTCTGGTAATTGGAGCCGGTACCGTTGGCCTGTTGACTGCTGCCATGGCCCGCCAATCGGGCTGCACCTCTGTCACGATTACCGACATTGACGCAGGACGGGTCAACTATGCTGTCAGTCGAGGATTCGCGACACATGGATATGTGACCCCACGATCACGGCTGAACGCGTCTAACGTCTCCTCTGGAGTCTCCACCCCTGAGACTGGTGCCATGACCCCGGCGAGCACCTTCTCTGCTGCGAGCCGATTCGATGGAGCCAGGTCATTGGCTGAAGATATCCTTGCTTCCTCGAACCCTGCGGGCGCCTTtgtgctcgaggaggacgaggacggtgtGGATGTGACCTTTGAATGCACTGGAAAGGAAGTCTGCATGCACACCAGCCTGTATGCAACCAAGGCTGGCGGCAAGGTTATCATGGTGGGCATGGGAACACCCATCCAGACACTCCCCTTGTCTGTAGCCCACCTTCGCGAGATTGACATCTTGGGCATCTTCCGCTACTCCAACACTTACCCTACCGGCATCCGGCTCCTCTGTTCCCAGGCCAGAGGCGGCCCCGGCTTTGGACTGCCATCCCTGGACGAGATGGTGACGCACCGCTTCAAGGGACTCGACAAGGCGCAGGGTGCCTTTGAGCTGGCAACCCGcaccagcgacgacgagggcaacCTGGTCTTGAAGATTGTGATTGAGGCCTGA